The genomic DNA GCAAATAAAAAGTTTCGGTTAAACTAAATAATATTTGCATTAGAAAAATCCACAAAATGCAAAATAGTGTCTATTTGATTCAACAATTGCCTATTACAAGGGTATATGGTAGAGACAATGAATGATAAgtagaaaaaaaactaaactgGTACGATGAACAAGTAAAAAGCCCAATGGAAAAGTACATACAATcttaaaaaaaaagaggaaaaaaaaaagataaaagtgGTTGACTCACGGGGTTGACTGCTGCCGTCCAATGTGGGAGAACAGAGATTGTTGAAAAGATAAAAGTTGCTGCAGAGTAGAATTATTCAAATCACAGATTTTAAATTAAGTGTAAAATTCTACAACACACTCACCTGCATTGTTTCAGGTGACATAAGCTGGCGAATAAAATCTGGATTTTGCATCATCTCTCTTAACTGAGTGTTGGATTCCAATAAACTACGTACATTAGGGTTGGAATTAAGCATCTGCATCAATTAACAAACAAAAGTAAGAGACCATGCATGGCAAATCAATCATGGTTCTTCAGACACTACCTGGTTAACATACTGAGGATCAGAAAGGAGATTTTGCATCATCTGCATCATGGCAGGATTTTGCAAAACCTGACTTAACATGGAGGGATCCTGCATCCTACCAGCCATATTTTCAAAATCCAGAGAACCAAGACCATTTAAGCCAGGAGTTGCTGGTGCACTTGTAGCAGTTGATCTTGTATTGACTGGCTGTGACCCTCCAGCTACCAATCAAACAAACCAGTAAAATAGGAAAGAATAAAAATATTAGCAGGAAAGTGATCATATAAAGTGAGCATAGAAACTTACTGTTGGTGCCCCAAGGGTTAGGGAGAGGATTGGCATTAGGTACAGTTCCAGTTGTTGGCTCTGGACTACGAGCTGAGTCTGCTGGAGACTCTCTGACACGTCCAGCACCTTGATTTCCAAGAAGAGCAGCAAATGGGTTGGATCCCATGTCACCCCCTAAGTCTCCTCCCATAGTGGTTGCATTAAGAAATGGCTCCTGAACAGTTTCATACATGCGTCGTAGCATGTTGAATCCTTCAGGAGATGATTCAATATTGCTCATCGCCCTGTCTGTGTTACGCATCATTTCCCTCATGAGTTCAGGATTCCTTGCTGCCTCAAGGGTCTGCCTTAGAGTACTCGGGTCATTGAGAACATGCGCGAGCTCAGGATTGCGGTCAATAATTTCACGCATTTGAGGATTGTTCATAAAAAGATTGCGGATTATATCCGGATTGCTAATGAGGTTCTGCATGGCAGGCAAATTCATAATTTCCCTCATCATGTTTGGGTTCTGACTAAGCTGCTGCTGCATCTGATCAAGCTCTGGAATTCCAGTTCCCAATAAACCAGCTGTTCCACTACCAGATAACCCATTAACATTCAGGCCTGGGAACATGGAACCTCCCGGAGTGGATGACGGACTACTGTTCGTTGTTCTCGAGGCTCCTTGGTTATTCACAGCTTTATCAGTTGGTGCAGCTGATGAAGCAGCACCacgaaccaagtgaatggtatgATCTGATTCAACACCTGTTCAGAAAGATATGAATTAGCAGATAGTGATACAAATTATTTATTGTATCAAGAATCAGGTGAATCTATACATTAATAACAAGCTGCAATTCCAATCATTTGAGATTGGCTACATAAACATATCTCCCATTGATCTCTATGTAATGTTACCTTGCTagtaatcatgaattagtcataccACAAGTACAGTGAGTAGCTATGTTCGTGAGGTAGTAGGCATGCTGACAGGAACTAACACAACACATCCCCTTTTCATCTGgtctaagaaaatatttcatagaAAGTTTTGAGCCAAGAAGAAAGATCTGTTTTCCTGAGTGTGTTTAGTGTTGTATAAAACTCAAACACACAATGGGAAGAAAGAAGATTACACAAAACATCTAAAAATTGATCATATTTATGGCCAGCATATATGCCCGTGTCCACCACACTCGGATAAAGAATTCAATTTTGTATGTTTCTTTGCCATCATATAAGCGGGTGAAGGAAGGTTTACGAAGTAAATGGTTGGAAAAGTCTACTTTGTTTGATAACATGAAACAGATAAATATACATAATTCTACTAAGACCACTAACCATTTAGCTAAATTTCACAACCACATTACAGAGAATCATCATGTGAaatgaaaaacaataaaaaataagaGGTCAAATGTATATCAGGAACAATGTTCAAAGCACCGTAAGAAAAAAATCACAGTAAAATTGATTGCAGGGAAATATCATCTTTGGACGCCAGAACGATACCCATGCTTTATGCATCGTGAGATCACTAGATCTATCAAAGAACTAAGCCAGGATCTACCCAAATCAGGACAAAAATATGCAACGCGTAACATAATCCTAGACCGAACGTGAAGACGCACCGTAGCTCGCGAGCGTATGGTCGTCCTTCAAGATCCTTCCTTTGTAAATCAGGCGCTGCTGTTCTGTCGGCACGTCGCAGATGCCCGCGACGACGGCCTTGAACGCGCCCACCGTCCCGTCGAGCGCTGCCTGCACGGAGAACTTGGAGCCGTTGGAGCATCGGATGTGGATGGTGGCGGAGGCAGGCGCGGCGCCGCCGGACTCGCCCTCGGCAGCCATGGACGCCTAGGACCACACCGGATGGTTccctaaccctaaccctaacgAGAGAAGTATATCGCCAAAGCACACGCTTTCGCCGAGACCTCAAATGGAAGCCAAAAATGTCGCCTTGTTTTATTGTTTTTTCTTCCCAATAAATAAACAAGATAATTAAACGCAATTTATTATTCGGCCTCCTTTTTCTATCCTCCCTGTCGTGGGCCGTAATGGGGTCGGTGTATTCTCTGTGCGACGCGTAATTCTGTCAAATCTGTGCGGCGGACTTATCGACCGTTCGTTTGGCTTTAATGGCGAGGTGATGATCGCACGGCCATCGTATTGtttatctaaaaatatttttatttcaatattattataaCCGCTacgaattaataatattatgcggtaatatttttttatataataatattatatacatagtaattttgattaaaataaaatattttttattatattgtaACAATTATCTCGGAACTCTTACATGTCTGAATTAATTGTAGTTGCTCGACaacaatattgaaaataaaaatattttgggATAAAAAATATAATGGGATGctcatttaattattattaattttttaaaatgttcatTTGACGATGGGTTGAATATAGAacgttcttttaatttttattctattttattttaagtAAGAAATGGTATATACCAATCACTCTATAGCTATTTAGAGGTTATACAATGATGGAGTGTCTTATAAAAAAGAGTGCTCGATTTATTAAATGTGTAATGTCCTTTTAATTTTTGTGCTATTTTAATTTAGTAAGAAAGGGCACTTGCAACTACAAAATTATTACCCAAACATGAtcaacttttattaaaaaaatattcaaaatttattattattatttttttatattttatggcTGCCatgaattttttatatattttttctacatccgacCCATATTCTGTCCACTTTCAGCCAGATTAATAATGGgtattttgatttaaaatttttaccaTCATGAAATAACGACAGACATAAAGAGTGATGGTATTGGGAttttttatcttaactatatgtaCTAATAGATAGAGATATCTGTGATTTATCTTATATCCTCTAATGTTAATAACCGTTGCATGCTAAGAGCTCTAGACATTCAAAGATTAGCAGCTCATTGCAAGTTGGGAAGTCACTGAGTTGGTGACTCAGGAAATCAGAAATTTAGTTCAATTGACTTAGCTCGATCAGTCGAAAATGATTGATATGCCACTTGAAAGCTATGTTAATCCAGACCTAAAACAGGTCACATGGTCCCTGTGTTAACTTTGGCCACATAAATTCCCTATTAATTAGGTCAATATTAGGACGAGATCCTCTGGATTCCTACTCCTATCTTTGATCATTGGACCAGCAATCGCTTATTAGTGGGATCCTACCCCACCTATATAACAAGTAGGATTTATGAAGTTCGATCAAATAAAATGATCTATCCTCTAAATCGTACTTTACGATCTAAAAAAAATTTACCCATGTCAGGAATTTACCAATGGATCCTTAGAGCATCTGACGTTGTTAATGTCTTAATGTTATTATCTATATGGAGCTACTATAGAAGCACTATAGATGTACTGTAGCATTAACATATTCAATTCTTTGAACATGTTAATACTACAAATTAcagaaagtatatatatataataaaatattgcCATTAACGCGTGATGCGTTAATGGCATTGTAATTGCTCTTACTCATCTCCGCATCAACTAGGTTTGATCACAAGCCCAGCTTAATCTATATCCTGAGAATTAAATatgattacttagaaaattcatcTGGTCTTTTACCACCTTACCcatccattttttttttccaaaaataaaaaataaaaaattgtttttttaaaacaataaaaataaaaaatacttaaTCAGATGTAGCTCTTAATACTTTCCCGTCGAATTAAATTGTGCCGTCAATCGGACCGAACCAGTCGTCATGGCTGGGTTAGCAAATTAGGGTTTATTTACATTACTGCCGAGGGCACCGCCGCTGCGCTGCCCTCCGCGATCTCCTCTTTTCCGGCGACCTAGTCGCcagtcctcctcctccttctccgaaCCAGCGGGAGGCCCttcccctttcttccttcttccttccgcCCTCTACGCCAACCTCAGTCATCGAAGCCAACCGGCCGTATTTCCTCGTCCCAGTTCCGACTACTACCTCCGCCGCCTTGGCCCTGATGGCATCGACGTCCGACTGTGTCACGCCGGTTGCTTCCGATCGGAAGAGACGCGCCCTCGAAGCTCTCGAAAAGAGGTTCGCCTTCGAGGCAGAGCGTCGCCAGGAGAGCGTAAAGTCGAAGCGAATAAAGGAGTCGGAGAGTGTAGGCGGAGTTGAGCAGAGGAAGGAAGAGAAAAGGAATGCGAAGCTTGCGCCGAGCTCAGAGGTTGACGGTGGATCTGAGCGGAGAACACGAGGCAAGGCTTCTGCCTCTTCTTCATCTAGAAAAGGTCCATTTCTAGCCTTTGTCGCCTTTTTTTTCATTCATTAAGGATTTTTCGTCTCAGGTCCTCCCATTGATCTTTCTTGTTGCCCCGCTTATGAATGCCATATCTTATCCTGCGATTGGAGCAACTGTCGTTTTGGTTTTGAGTCCTGGGATTAGAAACCACTAATGGTTGTAGAGGAAGACTAGGGTGAAATCAAGAGGAGGAGATATAGAGATGGAGAGAGGATATAGGAGCATAGGTAAAAAGATAACCTGCATTATTGGCTTGCCAGATTGTAACCTAGCATTTTGTTCATATTTACAGATGTTCACCCTGTTTATTCAGAGATTTCTGGGATTGTTGATGCCAATTTGCTACAACTTAATGATCTAAAGGTAGTTCTTCTAGTATAGTCTAGTTTAACAATATTCCAATTTTGCTTTTAGCATTATTGTAGAACTAGGTTTTATTTTTTGGTTTGATCATAtaggtgttttttttttaatcttgatgAAGGCTCCGAATGCAAGGGATACTGTAAGCAAAATTGTGAATGATATTGTTGCAAAGGGTGATGAGGCCAATAAGTACACAAGGCATGGAAAAAGCTTGAAAATCGACAATTTGATCTATCTTGATCAATTAATCTCAAAGGATGATAGTTTGAAAGATGCTCGCCTGAAGGCTTTAATGAGCCACTCAAAACGGTCAAGGAACCACATGTCCAATAGACAACACAGGAAGTGTGGATCATTCAACCTACCAAGAGAGTTCCACAAGTAAGAGTATAATGGTTTTCATATTCTAGTCATTATTTCTGCGAGATGCTATTGTGATTCCTGATTCATTATTTCTATTAATAAAATCACAGTTAATGAGCTCACACTCCATCTCTTTCTGTTCAAGTAGTTAGATTTGGTAGATGCTTGCTACTGTGATTCCTGATTTTGTTATTTCTTACTAACAAAATCACAGTTAATGAACTAGATGTTCCAAATTGTTGCAGAGTtgcataaattattttctacaatgtttttttaaataaaaacttactGATCTGGTTGCAGATTTGATCTCTTCACACCAATGCATGAAATGTGGAAAGGATACATTGTCGAGCTTATGAAAGAAGTGGGGTACGTTTTATTCTACCCTTAAGCAAGAAACTCTGTGGTTTAAGTGGGCAGGCACTTTTTCATGTTTCCTATGTAACATCTTGTAATAATTTGATCatttaaattttatgaaaatttatttttatgatGAATTTCAGGAAAAAGCAATTGAATGAGTGTCTTCTCAATGCAGACTTGCATGGTGCTTTCCTTTTGGGTTAGTATCTTTAGACATAACTCTGTCGTCTGTGACTGCCTATCAATATCATGCTAGCTTCATGCTTTTGATTTTACTGTAGTTTATCTACTTGTGGATGATACTTTCTTAATGTGTTATTCTAGTTGTCGAATGTAAAACAAGTGCCTACAAAGGCGAAAGTGGTATTATGATTCGAGAGACTTCTGAGACCTTTGgaataattacaaaagaaaaccGGTTCCGAGGTATAATATAACTTCGATTTTAGTTGTGTGTAAAAAGATGTTTTTTTTTGCACATCAGTTCATTGTTATTCAGGAATGTTCTATGTAACACATTCAACCAGTCAAAATACATTAGCATGATCTTCATCACACAATTTCTTTGCATCTTGATTTAGTTGAAAAAACATGAATCAGTGGTGCACCTGGTTTTGTTTCATTGTTTCACTTCATACTGACTTTTCCAGACATTGTGGATTAAGAATACATTTAATATTGAAATAAACAGTTTTCATATAGAATATATATTCTTTTTCTTTAGATTATGGCATGGTCTTCTATACTTCGTGGCTAGGCATGAGCATTGAGTTCTTAAAAATCAACACAAAAAAATTCTAATTAGTATGGAAAATGCTAAGATGGGAAAAAAGATCCAGGACACAATTTATCAACTGGTGTATTTTGCGTTGCAGTTGTTCCCAAAGTGGGTTCTGTCTTCATTTTTCAAGCTGATTGTTGGAAGATCACATTGCTCGGCGACAAGTTATCAAAAAGGTCGACGAACAAGCTGAAACCCTAGCCAGCTAACAAGGTATCTACTTTATGGAAGTGATGTTTTGCTACCCAGTTTTTTGTATGCAGATCACTCGACAAGTGCTATGTAGCTGTAGATAAAATGCACCCGATGTTTTGAAACCTTCAGCAAGAGAAAATTTGTTAGTTTTGCAATTTCCAGCATATTGTCAGTTCAGTGTTCCTACCTGAGATGGGACCTCAGGTGATATGTGTCGCACTTTATGCCTTTGCTGGTGTTTCTTCTGATTTTCCTGTG from Zingiber officinale cultivar Zhangliang chromosome 4A, Zo_v1.1, whole genome shotgun sequence includes the following:
- the LOC121971008 gene encoding uncharacterized protein LOC121971008 isoform X1, giving the protein MASTSDCVTPVASDRKRRALEALEKRFAFEAERRQESVKSKRIKESESVGGVEQRKEEKRNAKLAPSSEVDGGSERRTRGKASASSSSRKDVHPVYSEISGIVDANLLQLNDLKAPNARDTVSKIVNDIVAKGDEANKYTRHGKSLKIDNLIYLDQLISKDDSLKDARLKALMSHSKRSRNHMSNRQHRKCGSFNLPREFHKFDLFTPMHEMWKGYIVELMKEVGKKQLNECLLNADLHGAFLLVVECKTSAYKGESGIMIRETSETFGIITKENRFRVVPKVGSVFIFQADCWKITLLGDKLSKRSTNKLKP
- the LOC121971007 gene encoding ubiquitin domain-containing protein DSK2b-like isoform X1; this encodes MAAEGESGGAAPASATIHIRCSNGSKFSVQAALDGTVGAFKAVVAGICDVPTEQQRLIYKGRILKDDHTLASYGVESDHTIHLVRGAASSAAPTDKAVNNQGASRTTNSSPSSTPGGSMFPGLNVNGLSGSGTAGLLGTGIPELDQMQQQLSQNPNMMREIMNLPAMQNLISNPDIIRNLFMNNPQMREIIDRNPELAHVLNDPSTLRQTLEAARNPELMREMMRNTDRAMSNIESSPEGFNMLRRMYETVQEPFLNATTMGGDLGGDMGSNPFAALLGNQGAGRVRESPADSARSPEPTTGTVPNANPLPNPWGTNTGGSQPVNTRSTATSAPATPGLNGLGSLDFENMAGRMQDPSMLSQVLQNPAMMQMMQNLLSDPQYVNQMLNSNPNVRSLLESNTQLREMMQNPDFIRQLMSPETMQQLLSFQQSLFSHIGRQQSTPEQEQTGRGTGNSTQSNTGLEFLMNMFGGLGAGGLGIPNPSNVPPEELYATQLSQLQEMGFYDTQENIRALTATAGNIHAAVERLLGNLGQ
- the LOC121971008 gene encoding uncharacterized protein LOC121971008 isoform X2 — protein: MASTSDCVTPVASDRKRRALEALEKRFAFEAERRQESVKSKRIKESESVGGVEQRKEEKRNAKLAPSSEVDGGSERRTRDVHPVYSEISGIVDANLLQLNDLKAPNARDTVSKIVNDIVAKGDEANKYTRHGKSLKIDNLIYLDQLISKDDSLKDARLKALMSHSKRSRNHMSNRQHRKCGSFNLPREFHKFDLFTPMHEMWKGYIVELMKEVGKKQLNECLLNADLHGAFLLVVECKTSAYKGESGIMIRETSETFGIITKENRFRVVPKVGSVFIFQADCWKITLLGDKLSKRSTNKLKP
- the LOC121971007 gene encoding ubiquitin domain-containing protein DSK2b-like isoform X2; this encodes MAAEGESGGAAPASATIHIRCSNGSKFSVQAALDGTVGAFKAVVAGICDVPTEQQRLIYKGRILKDDHTLASYGVESDHTIHLVRGAASSAAPTDKAVNNQGASRTTNSSPSSTPGGSMFPGLNVNGLSGSGTAGLLGTGIPELDQMQQQLSQNPNMMREIMNLPAMQNLISNPDIIRNLFMNNPQMREIIDRNPELAHVLNDPSTLRQTLEAARNPELMREMMRNTDRAMSNIESSPEGFNMLRRMYETVQEPFLNATTMGGDLGGDMGSNPFAALLGNQGAGRVRESPADSARSPEPTTGTVPNANPLPNPWGTNTGGSQPVNTRSTATSAPATPGLNGLGSLDFENMAGRMQDPSMLSQVLQNPAMMQMMQNLLSDPQYVNQMLNSNPNVRSLLESNTQLREMMQNPDFIRQLMSPETMQQLLSFQQSLFSHIGRQQSTPEQEQTGTQSNTGLEFLMNMFGGLGAGGLGIPNPSNVPPEELYATQLSQLQEMGFYDTQENIRALTATAGNIHAAVERLLGNLGQ